From the genome of Winogradskyella forsetii, one region includes:
- a CDS encoding ribonucleoside-diphosphate reductase subunit alpha, with product MNEKTNLDLENKVVNPQTTKSSNHDELIKARKEAIKEANTEPEIKWLTEHSRQFLASGYLTEDTTPEERIREIANNAEKILGIDGFADKFYGYMAEGYFSLASPVWSNFGKKRGLPISCFGSHISDDMGDILYTQSEVGMMSKLGGGTSGYFGKLRHRGAPVKNNGESSGAVHIMQLFEKMVDVVSQGSVRRGRFSPYLPIEHNDIHEFLEIGTEGNPIQELTHGVTVGNEWMQEMIDGDADKRAIWAKVLQRRGEIGYPYIFFKDNANNSAPDVYRDNKHEIYASNLCSEIMLPTNERWSFVCVLSSINLLHYDKWKDTDAVETMVYFLDAVLEEFITKLEVYRDSADRDDRQTFMFMEKAYNFAKENRALGLGALGWHSLLQSKMVSFDSKEAFDLNSEIFKTIKDKSVKASEELAKLFGEPEVLKGYGRRNTTLNAVAPTTSSAFILGQVSQGIEPIWSNSYVKDIAKIKTTIKNPFLTALLEEKGMNTIEVWKSIRDYDGSVQHLEGLTDHEKDVFKTYSEIDQMTIIYQAANRQNHIDQAQSLNIMVHPDMPVKDINKIYVTAWQLGVKSLYYQHSMNAAQKFKQKKECASCEG from the coding sequence ATGAACGAAAAAACTAACTTAGACCTCGAAAACAAAGTAGTAAACCCTCAAACTACAAAATCCTCAAATCACGATGAGCTAATTAAAGCCAGAAAAGAAGCGATTAAAGAAGCTAATACCGAACCAGAAATTAAATGGTTAACGGAGCATAGTCGTCAATTTTTAGCTTCTGGATATCTTACAGAAGATACCACACCTGAGGAACGCATCAGGGAAATTGCCAATAATGCCGAAAAAATATTAGGTATTGATGGTTTTGCAGACAAGTTTTATGGCTATATGGCAGAAGGCTATTTTTCATTAGCATCGCCTGTTTGGTCTAACTTTGGAAAAAAACGTGGCTTACCTATTAGTTGTTTTGGGTCTCACATTTCTGATGATATGGGAGATATCCTATACACACAATCTGAAGTGGGAATGATGTCTAAATTAGGTGGCGGAACTTCTGGTTACTTTGGTAAATTGCGTCATAGAGGAGCACCAGTAAAGAACAATGGAGAATCTTCTGGAGCTGTACATATTATGCAATTGTTTGAAAAAATGGTTGATGTGGTAAGTCAAGGTTCAGTGAGACGTGGCCGTTTCTCTCCATATTTACCAATTGAGCATAATGATATTCACGAATTTTTAGAAATAGGAACAGAAGGAAATCCAATTCAAGAGTTAACACATGGTGTTACCGTTGGAAACGAATGGATGCAAGAAATGATCGATGGTGATGCTGATAAAAGAGCTATTTGGGCAAAAGTTTTGCAACGTAGAGGCGAAATAGGATACCCATATATTTTCTTTAAGGATAATGCGAACAATTCAGCGCCAGATGTATATAGAGATAATAAGCACGAAATTTATGCTAGTAATTTGTGTTCTGAAATCATGTTGCCAACTAACGAAAGATGGTCATTTGTATGTGTGTTATCTTCCATCAACTTATTGCATTACGATAAGTGGAAAGATACAGATGCTGTTGAAACCATGGTGTATTTCCTCGATGCAGTTTTAGAAGAATTTATCACGAAACTTGAAGTGTATAGAGATTCTGCAGATCGTGATGATAGACAGACCTTCATGTTTATGGAGAAAGCCTATAACTTCGCTAAAGAAAATAGAGCTTTAGGTTTAGGCGCCTTAGGATGGCACTCCTTATTGCAATCAAAAATGGTAAGTTTTGATAGTAAGGAAGCATTTGATCTGAATAGTGAAATTTTTAAAACCATTAAAGATAAGTCCGTTAAGGCTTCAGAGGAATTAGCAAAATTATTTGGTGAGCCAGAAGTATTAAAAGGTTACGGAAGACGTAATACGACCTTAAATGCTGTGGCACCTACAACTTCGTCAGCGTTTATTTTAGGACAAGTATCACAAGGTATTGAACCAATTTGGTCTAATAGTTATGTAAAAGATATTGCGAAAATAAAAACAACGATTAAGAATCCTTTTTTAACAGCACTTTTAGAAGAAAAAGGAATGAACACCATTGAGGTTTGGAAAAGCATTAGAGATTATGATGGTTCAGTTCAACATTTAGAAGGTCTTACAGATCATGAAAAGGATGTGTTTAAAACCTATTCTGAGATTGATCAAATGACCATTATTTATCAAGCGGCGAATAGACAAAACCATATTGATCAAGCACAGTCATTAAATATTATGGTGCATCCAGATATGCCAGTTAAAGACATTAATAAAATTTATGTTACAGCATGGCAGTTAGGTGTGAAGTCATTGTATTACCAGCACAGTATGAACGCTGCACAGAAGTTTAAGCAGAAGAAGGAATGTGCGAGCTGTGAAGGCTAA
- a CDS encoding tetratricopeptide repeat protein, with protein sequence MSPLLLPKLLCSCIIVFFYASNAYTQTSDFENTLNYIEKNQPKQYNTIDSVFKPFERDSLKMKRLLEFSKASNYYEGACFALNALGITHRNFSNYDQSIRLHQKAKAYAEKAESDELKIISLNMLGVAYRRMDVVKPALDYHTEALKTAYAIINPSKEIKHSIAVSQNSIGNIYLALKQYDFAIIQFNKSLKIEKEGDNKLGLAINYHNIGYAEEAKGNLSVALSNYEKSLEYNNAINSEIGRVICNNSIGGIYLKQKRYKDAKPKINEALDMALHLDDQFYITDSYLNLGQLELEMNQLTSAEKHLKKALNIATSYNLKSSVAESSKLLSEVNQKNENYKAALAYYEKAVEIENTILTEQNLQYVNDIAIEYENENKNNQIKALALENEAVRLRLERNKKILLYTSLLLVVLGIALFILNRTKALKRDKHILTLEQDMLRSQMNPHFIFNSLNSIKLYIINNDKTNAVYYLNKFSKLIRKILMASQEKETSLSDELETMKLYMNIENIRFSNEIDFNITVDPSINMEITKIPSLVLQPFLENSLWHGLSSKAENKKIDLKVSKKSPNFITVEIIDNGIGRLASRKINDQKKLKRNSVGIDITKARLANFSEAFENSYSLEIEDLYENDKPCGTKITLQIPTTKLRPKMHSLATRSF encoded by the coding sequence ATGAGCCCTTTATTACTACCTAAGCTACTATGTTCTTGCATTATTGTTTTTTTTTATGCTTCTAACGCCTATACACAGACTTCCGATTTTGAAAATACCTTAAACTATATAGAAAAAAATCAACCGAAGCAATACAATACAATAGACTCCGTTTTTAAACCTTTTGAACGTGATAGTTTAAAGATGAAACGCTTACTGGAGTTCTCAAAAGCCAGTAATTATTATGAAGGTGCTTGTTTTGCTCTAAATGCATTGGGTATTACACATCGAAATTTCTCTAACTATGATCAATCCATAAGACTTCATCAAAAAGCGAAAGCGTATGCCGAAAAAGCCGAAAGCGATGAATTAAAAATCATTAGTCTTAATATGCTTGGTGTGGCTTACAGACGTATGGACGTCGTTAAACCCGCACTCGATTATCATACGGAAGCGTTGAAAACTGCCTACGCTATAATAAATCCTTCAAAAGAGATAAAACATAGTATTGCGGTATCACAAAATAGTATTGGTAATATTTATTTGGCCTTAAAACAATACGACTTTGCTATCATTCAATTTAACAAGTCGCTTAAAATTGAAAAAGAGGGAGATAACAAACTAGGACTGGCTATTAATTATCATAATATTGGTTATGCGGAAGAAGCTAAAGGTAACTTAAGTGTTGCTCTGTCCAACTACGAAAAATCTCTGGAATATAACAATGCGATCAACTCCGAAATTGGTCGTGTAATTTGCAACAACAGCATCGGTGGAATTTACCTCAAACAAAAACGGTACAAAGATGCGAAACCAAAAATTAACGAAGCCCTTGACATGGCATTGCATTTAGACGATCAGTTCTATATCACAGATTCCTATCTTAATCTTGGGCAATTGGAGTTGGAAATGAACCAACTTACATCTGCTGAAAAACACCTAAAAAAAGCACTCAATATTGCCACTTCTTATAATTTGAAATCATCTGTTGCTGAATCGAGCAAATTATTATCTGAAGTTAACCAAAAAAACGAAAATTATAAAGCCGCATTAGCATATTACGAGAAGGCTGTTGAGATTGAAAATACGATTTTAACCGAGCAAAATCTACAATATGTAAACGATATTGCCATTGAATATGAAAACGAAAACAAGAACAACCAAATAAAAGCATTAGCTCTAGAAAACGAAGCTGTACGATTGCGATTAGAGCGCAATAAGAAAATTTTACTTTACACCTCTTTACTCCTTGTGGTTTTGGGCATAGCCCTTTTTATACTTAATAGAACTAAAGCATTAAAACGGGATAAGCACATTTTGACCTTGGAACAAGACATGCTGCGAAGCCAGATGAATCCCCATTTTATATTTAACTCTTTAAACTCCATAAAGCTCTATATCATAAATAATGATAAGACCAATGCAGTTTATTATCTCAATAAGTTTTCAAAATTAATCCGTAAGATATTAATGGCTTCCCAAGAAAAAGAGACCTCGCTTAGTGACGAGCTTGAAACCATGAAGCTTTATATGAACATTGAAAACATTCGTTTTTCTAACGAAATAGATTTTAATATCACTGTTGATCCTTCCATAAATATGGAGATTACAAAAATCCCATCTTTGGTGCTTCAGCCGTTTTTAGAAAACTCGCTTTGGCATGGTTTATCCTCAAAAGCTGAAAACAAAAAAATAGACCTTAAAGTCAGCAAAAAGTCACCAAACTTTATAACTGTTGAGATTATAGATAATGGTATTGGCCGGTTAGCATCTCGAAAAATAAATGATCAAAAGAAATTAAAACGGAATTCGGTTGGTATAGACATTACCAAAGCTCGCTTGGCTAATTTTTCAGAAGCATTCGAGAATTCTTATTCCTTGGAAATTGAAGATTTGTACGAGAACGACAAACCTTGTGGTACCAAAATAACCTTGCAAATCCCGACCACTAAACTAAGACCTAAGATGCATAGTTTAGCTACCAGAAGTTTCTGA
- a CDS encoding DUF3109 family protein, with amino-acid sequence MFQLGKTIVSEDIIEKDFVCNLSACKGACCIDGDAGAPLDKEEAQILEDIYPKVRPFLRKDGIAAIEKQGTSITTDFGDLETPLINGADCAYVIFDKKKTALCGIEEAYNQGEISWKKPVSCHLYPIRVKEYTEFSGVNYDKWEICDDACALGKELQVPVYKFVKEALIRKFGEDWYAELEKVADNNFNK; translated from the coding sequence ATGTTTCAACTCGGAAAAACCATAGTCTCAGAAGACATTATAGAAAAGGATTTTGTTTGTAATCTTTCGGCTTGTAAAGGTGCTTGTTGCATTGATGGCGATGCTGGTGCTCCTTTGGATAAGGAGGAGGCGCAAATTCTAGAAGATATTTATCCTAAGGTAAGGCCGTTTCTTCGTAAAGATGGGATTGCTGCTATTGAGAAACAAGGGACTTCGATAACTACAGATTTTGGGGATTTAGAAACACCTTTAATCAACGGAGCAGATTGTGCGTACGTTATTTTTGATAAGAAAAAAACGGCACTTTGCGGCATAGAAGAAGCCTATAACCAAGGGGAAATATCTTGGAAAAAACCAGTGTCTTGTCATTTATATCCGATAAGAGTAAAAGAATATACTGAGTTTTCGGGTGTAAATTACGACAAATGGGAAATCTGTGATGATGCCTGTGCTTTGGGTAAGGAATTACAAGTGCCGGTTTATAAGTTTGTAAAGGAAGCACTGATTAGAAAATTTGGCGAAGATTGGTATGCTGAGTTGGAAAAGGTGGCTGATAACAATTTCAATAAATAA
- the chrA gene encoding chromate efflux transporter, which translates to MNSKLKEVGLVFFKLGCFAFGGPAAHIAMMEDEIIEKRKWMTRDYFLDLIGTTNLIPGPNSTEMTMHCGYERAGKPGLFVAGIAFIFPATLITALLAYLYIKYGELPQVQPFIYGIKPAVLAIIASAILKLGKKALKSTELIIIGVLVLLVSLLGVNEVVALLSAGVLGMLYFYFKSKTGINLNSIAPLLVPIALNTTIAKLSTLKLFFIFLKVGAILYGSGYVLFAYLDAELVTRGLLTRAELIDAIAIGQFTPGPVLSTSTFIGYQLSGFTGALVATAGIFLPSFLFVLILNPFIPKMRNSKLLRHFLDAVNVAAVAVMLAVLLIMAKETLIEWQSISIAIVAVFLTFKTKISTIWTIVIGAILGFLLLTMI; encoded by the coding sequence ATGAATTCTAAATTAAAAGAAGTTGGGCTTGTTTTCTTTAAGTTGGGATGTTTCGCATTCGGTGGACCTGCAGCTCATATTGCCATGATGGAAGATGAAATTATTGAAAAAAGAAAATGGATGACTAGAGATTATTTTCTGGATTTGATAGGTACCACCAATTTGATTCCTGGACCCAATTCTACAGAAATGACCATGCATTGCGGTTACGAACGTGCAGGTAAGCCTGGTTTATTTGTGGCAGGTATAGCCTTTATTTTTCCTGCAACACTAATTACAGCATTATTGGCCTATCTCTATATAAAGTATGGCGAATTACCACAAGTGCAACCTTTTATATATGGTATAAAACCAGCAGTTTTAGCAATTATAGCTTCAGCAATACTAAAACTTGGTAAAAAAGCCTTAAAAAGTACTGAATTAATCATAATTGGCGTATTGGTTTTATTAGTAAGTCTTTTGGGTGTTAATGAGGTCGTAGCCTTGTTAAGTGCAGGTGTTTTGGGAATGCTTTATTTTTATTTCAAATCTAAAACAGGAATTAACCTAAATTCAATAGCACCTTTGCTTGTACCAATCGCTTTAAATACAACTATAGCTAAGCTATCAACGTTAAAACTCTTTTTTATTTTCCTAAAAGTTGGTGCTATACTTTATGGAAGTGGTTATGTGCTTTTTGCTTATTTGGATGCCGAATTGGTGACTCGCGGTTTGTTGACCAGAGCAGAATTAATCGATGCTATTGCGATTGGGCAATTTACACCAGGACCAGTATTGTCAACGTCCACCTTTATAGGCTATCAACTTTCTGGTTTCACTGGTGCTTTGGTGGCAACAGCTGGGATTTTTTTACCTTCCTTTTTGTTTGTTTTAATATTGAACCCGTTTATTCCCAAAATGCGAAACTCTAAACTATTGCGTCACTTTTTAGATGCCGTTAATGTAGCTGCAGTTGCCGTGATGCTAGCTGTGCTCCTAATTATGGCTAAGGAAACATTGATAGAATGGCAAAGCATAAGTATTGCAATTGTAGCTGTATTTTTAACTTTTAAAACTAAAATCAGTACGATTTGGACTATTGTAATTGGCGCAATTTTAGGGTTTCTGTTATTGACGATGATTTAG
- a CDS encoding zinc ribbon domain-containing protein: protein MEELNLSEVGIAHCSKCNTAILQENIFCQECGFPENGTEKDVAQFHARNVMKKNEHMDADKKIKSARNVLYVIAGITILAGLFYFFRDQDIAILVTNVILGIIYLVLGSWTSKKPLIAILLGLFLYLTTIIIAAIVDPATIIRGIIFKILIIAYLGKGVYSASSIKK from the coding sequence ATGGAAGAATTAAATTTGTCAGAAGTTGGGATAGCCCACTGTTCTAAATGTAACACAGCCATACTACAGGAAAATATATTTTGTCAGGAATGCGGGTTCCCTGAGAACGGAACAGAAAAGGACGTAGCTCAATTTCATGCCAGAAATGTGATGAAAAAGAATGAGCACATGGACGCTGACAAAAAAATAAAATCAGCCAGGAACGTGTTATATGTTATCGCAGGAATTACCATTTTGGCTGGACTTTTCTATTTTTTTAGAGATCAGGATATCGCCATACTCGTTACTAATGTGATACTGGGTATTATTTATTTAGTTTTAGGGTCTTGGACTTCAAAGAAACCACTAATTGCCATATTATTAGGTTTATTCTTATACTTAACGACCATTATCATTGCAGCAATTGTAGATCCTGCAACCATTATAAGAGGGATTATATTTAAGATTCTAATTATCGCTTATTTGGGCAAAGGTGTGTATTCTGCATCTTCTATAAAAAAGTAA
- a CDS encoding CPBP family intramembrane glutamic endopeptidase produces the protein MIFSCKKCHATFESEVKFCSNCGVEIQKSSIENRAETLNFIIIFYVVFLVYAASFYLISSELEQSLALDITFESIFAVLVLGFSVFDYKSIFKLYKLPKIDWKIIVFTVIFPLFSAFSVYFSIDYLNAYIFETIDDNYYEAYLYLDQPLLWSILFIAILPPIFEELAFRGFLFNQLQKVVSEKVTIIGTAFIFALVHFSFISLLWILPFGLILGYIRSKYNTLWYGIIIHFIHNFIVLMIDYYSYNAVLLEF, from the coding sequence ATGATCTTTAGTTGTAAAAAGTGCCACGCTACCTTTGAGAGTGAAGTTAAGTTTTGTTCGAACTGTGGTGTTGAAATTCAGAAAAGTTCCATAGAAAATAGAGCCGAAACCTTAAATTTCATCATTATATTTTATGTAGTGTTTTTGGTTTATGCGGCGTCTTTTTACCTTATTTCTTCAGAATTAGAGCAAAGTCTTGCTTTAGATATTACATTCGAAAGTATTTTTGCGGTATTAGTTTTAGGCTTTTCAGTATTTGATTACAAAAGTATTTTTAAACTCTATAAACTGCCTAAAATTGATTGGAAAATAATAGTTTTCACAGTCATTTTTCCTCTATTTTCGGCATTTTCAGTTTATTTTTCTATCGACTATTTAAATGCTTATATTTTTGAAACTATAGACGACAATTATTACGAAGCTTATCTCTATTTAGATCAACCGTTATTATGGTCTATTCTCTTTATTGCCATCTTGCCTCCAATTTTTGAAGAATTAGCTTTTAGAGGCTTTTTGTTCAATCAATTGCAAAAGGTGGTTAGCGAAAAAGTAACGATAATTGGAACAGCTTTCATTTTTGCCTTAGTGCATTTTTCGTTTATTTCCTTGTTATGGATATTACCTTTCGGACTGATTTTAGGTTATATTAGAAGTAAATACAACACCTTGTGGTATGGTATAATAATTCACTTTATCCATAATTTTATTGTATTAATGATAGATTATTATTCGTACAATGCTGTGCTTCTTGAGTTTTAA
- a CDS encoding LytR/AlgR family response regulator transcription factor: MLKAVIVDDEPKAIQSLIWELSNFSQEIEVMASFSNPDEALKFLDSNTPDCLFLDVQMPTIGGFQFLEQLNNTDFAVIITTAYDEYAIKALKHEAIDYLLKPIDSDDLRESIAKIKKYSDRTVNSQKLERMLTNFNSQFDKKKITINTDGKLLFLDVDDIVYIESDGNYSTLFLQNHKKIVVTKKLKEVDAILPEHYFFRIHNSYIINLNKIKAFIKNEGYVIMDSDQKIPVARQRKSDFLEKL, translated from the coding sequence ATGTTAAAAGCAGTAATCGTTGACGATGAGCCAAAAGCCATCCAAAGTCTCATCTGGGAGCTTAGCAATTTTAGCCAAGAGATAGAAGTAATGGCTTCTTTTTCCAATCCGGATGAGGCTTTAAAATTTCTGGATTCCAATACACCAGATTGTCTGTTCTTGGATGTTCAAATGCCAACCATTGGTGGTTTTCAATTTTTAGAGCAGCTAAATAATACCGATTTTGCGGTTATAATTACCACTGCTTACGATGAATATGCCATTAAAGCCCTGAAACACGAAGCCATAGATTATCTCTTAAAGCCTATAGATTCTGACGATTTAAGGGAAAGCATTGCCAAAATTAAAAAATATAGTGACCGTACAGTCAACTCCCAGAAGCTGGAACGTATGCTCACCAACTTCAATTCGCAATTCGACAAAAAGAAGATTACCATTAATACTGACGGAAAGTTACTCTTCCTTGATGTAGACGATATTGTCTATATTGAATCTGACGGAAATTATAGCACACTCTTTTTGCAAAATCACAAAAAAATTGTTGTGACCAAAAAATTGAAAGAAGTTGATGCCATATTACCTGAGCATTACTTTTTTAGAATTCATAATTCATATATCATTAATCTTAATAAAATAAAAGCCTTTATAAAAAACGAAGGTTATGTTATTATGGACAGCGACCAAAAAATACCAGTCGCAAGACAACGTAAATCAGATTTTTTAGAAAAATTATAG
- a CDS encoding proprotein convertase P-domain-containing protein, whose product MKNLNYTGKAKLKPVLILTKLFTVILIIFSCSSNDDGSAAARANSLQVFSGDNQSSYIGNQLSDVIEILVNDQNGNAFAGTTVSFSVSEGTVIPNIATTDATGKALVTWTLGSSIGEQILTATAFANDGTPLIGSPLNILAEGLDLCQILTNTEQLPIGPDAGTETNSIINVSDDFIIAPDVLVSINLEHTFDADLEIFLIAPNGLIIELSTDNGAGGDNYTNTVFDDQASALIIDGIAPFTGSFRPEGVLSGLIGNEAQGDWILKIIDDAGADGGMLLSWSLQLCRS is encoded by the coding sequence ATGAAAAATTTAAATTACACTGGAAAGGCAAAACTAAAGCCAGTTCTAATATTAACAAAGCTATTTACTGTAATATTAATAATTTTTAGTTGCAGTAGTAACGATGATGGCTCAGCAGCGGCAAGAGCTAATAGTTTACAAGTTTTTTCTGGAGACAACCAATCATCATATATAGGTAATCAACTTTCTGATGTTATAGAAATACTTGTTAATGATCAAAACGGCAATGCATTTGCAGGTACAACAGTTAGTTTTTCTGTAAGTGAAGGCACAGTTATACCAAATATTGCAACCACAGATGCTACAGGAAAAGCATTAGTAACTTGGACTCTTGGCAGCAGCATAGGGGAACAAATTTTAACTGCAACTGCTTTTGCTAATGATGGTACACCTTTAATAGGTTCACCATTAAACATCTTGGCAGAGGGTTTGGATCTTTGTCAGATATTAACCAACACGGAACAATTGCCAATAGGTCCAGATGCTGGTACAGAAACCAACTCTATTATTAATGTTTCAGATGATTTTATCATTGCTCCAGATGTTCTAGTATCCATAAATCTTGAACATACTTTTGATGCTGATTTAGAAATATTTTTAATTGCCCCAAACGGCCTAATAATAGAATTGAGTACAGATAATGGTGCTGGGGGTGACAATTATACAAATACAGTATTCGATGATCAAGCATCTGCTTTAATTATTGATGGGATAGCTCCTTTTACAGGGTCTTTTAGGCCAGAAGGTGTTTTAAGTGGTTTAATTGGTAATGAAGCTCAAGGAGATTGGATTCTTAAAATTATTGATGACGCAGGGGCTGATGGAGGTATGTTATTAAGCTGGTCATTACAACTTTGTAGGTCATAA
- a CDS encoding OmpA/MotB family protein, with translation MKKISILLVTAVLISSCVSKKKYVALEQQHGETVSELTKTRVEKEELENKFAVIEARVNEYNSKIQSLNQDVEGLTIENKAKFQVSKDGTVASGASKENMRATLQNVDPEKLANAKTLKDSMNLAVQYNLNKAINTSDLEEDEDIVVDINETVVMISIDDDMLFSTASYRVGNKADKILKKLADVINSEPSLDVMVEGHTDSRSINTEKISDNWELSVLRATSVVKKLQNQFNVAPEQLIASGRSSYQPLVENDSWENRAKNRRTRIILMPNIDKFFAMMEASE, from the coding sequence ATGAAGAAAATTTCAATCCTATTAGTAACAGCAGTCCTTATAAGTTCTTGTGTATCTAAGAAAAAATACGTGGCTTTAGAGCAACAACATGGAGAAACTGTAAGTGAGCTTACTAAAACAAGAGTAGAAAAAGAAGAGTTAGAAAATAAATTCGCCGTTATAGAAGCCCGCGTAAATGAATACAATTCTAAAATTCAATCCTTAAACCAGGACGTCGAAGGCCTAACTATAGAAAACAAAGCAAAATTTCAAGTTTCAAAAGACGGCACTGTAGCCTCAGGAGCAAGCAAGGAAAATATGCGTGCGACATTACAAAACGTCGATCCAGAAAAATTAGCAAATGCTAAAACGTTGAAAGATTCTATGAATTTAGCTGTTCAGTACAATTTGAACAAGGCTATAAACACTAGCGATCTCGAAGAAGATGAAGATATCGTTGTAGATATTAACGAAACGGTTGTTATGATTTCTATTGACGACGATATGCTATTTAGCACAGCAAGTTATAGAGTTGGTAATAAAGCTGATAAAATATTAAAAAAACTAGCTGACGTTATTAATTCAGAGCCTAGCTTGGACGTTATGGTAGAAGGCCATACAGATTCTAGAAGTATTAATACTGAAAAAATTTCTGACAACTGGGAATTGAGCGTATTACGTGCGACTTCAGTAGTGAAAAAATTACAAAATCAATTTAACGTTGCACCAGAGCAATTAATAGCCTCAGGACGTAGTAGCTACCAACCTTTAGTAGAGAATGACTCTTGGGAGAATCGCGCTAAGAACAGAAGAACACGTATTATTTTAATGCCAAATATTGATAAGTTCTTTGCAATGATGGAAGCATCAGAATAA
- a CDS encoding ribonucleotide-diphosphate reductase subunit beta has product MEITQIIKRDYETSPFILNKISNAIEKAMLSVGNGTKEDANTISVKVLQTLLERKAKDHRYLPTVEEVQDLVEEKLMESSFHGVAKAYILYRDEQARSRKTNIFEKRINLKPYEYPQLNEYVDAIRHSYWIHSEFNFTSDIQDFKTRLTIVEQNAIKNTMLAISQIEVAVKSFWGDIYHKMPKPEIGSVGATFAESEVRHHDAYSHLLEILGLNNEFKHLKKKPVIMRRVHYLETALKNAKSEDNKEYAESILLFSLFIEHVSLFSQFLIIMAFNKHKNMLKGVSNVVEATSKEEQIHGDFGIDVIRIIKEENPTWFGEEHSLLVKELCEEAFKSESKLIDWIFEAGELDFLPKDVINEFIKNRFNNSLESIGIEKVFDVNETLLEQTDWFDDEIIGTKHGDFFVKRSINYAKRQKSVTGDDLF; this is encoded by the coding sequence ATGGAGATTACGCAGATTATTAAAAGAGATTATGAAACCAGTCCCTTTATTTTAAATAAAATTTCTAACGCCATTGAAAAAGCAATGCTCTCTGTAGGAAATGGAACTAAAGAAGATGCCAATACAATCTCCGTGAAGGTTTTACAGACCTTGTTAGAAAGAAAAGCAAAGGATCATAGATACCTGCCTACCGTAGAAGAGGTGCAAGATCTTGTAGAGGAAAAATTAATGGAAAGTTCTTTTCATGGTGTGGCAAAAGCCTACATATTATATAGAGACGAACAAGCCAGAAGTAGAAAAACAAATATTTTTGAAAAGCGAATTAACCTAAAACCTTATGAGTATCCGCAGCTTAATGAGTATGTAGATGCGATAAGACATTCGTACTGGATTCATTCAGAATTTAATTTCACAAGTGATATTCAGGATTTTAAAACAAGGTTGACTATTGTAGAGCAAAATGCCATTAAAAATACCATGCTTGCGATTTCACAAATTGAAGTGGCCGTAAAATCATTTTGGGGAGACATATACCATAAAATGCCAAAACCAGAAATAGGATCTGTTGGAGCAACATTCGCAGAAAGTGAAGTGCGTCATCATGATGCTTACTCGCACCTATTGGAAATATTAGGTCTTAATAACGAATTTAAGCACTTAAAGAAAAAGCCGGTAATAATGAGACGAGTTCATTATTTAGAAACCGCTTTAAAGAATGCCAAAAGTGAGGATAACAAAGAGTATGCAGAATCTATATTATTGTTTTCGCTTTTTATTGAGCATGTGTCTTTATTTTCCCAGTTTTTAATCATCATGGCTTTCAATAAGCACAAAAACATGTTAAAAGGTGTTTCTAATGTAGTTGAAGCAACTTCGAAAGAAGAACAAATCCATGGTGATTTTGGAATTGACGTTATTAGAATTATAAAGGAAGAAAACCCAACCTGGTTTGGTGAAGAACACAGCTTGTTGGTTAAGGAATTATGTGAGGAAGCTTTTAAATCGGAAAGTAAATTAATCGATTGGATTTTTGAAGCAGGAGAATTGGATTTCTTACCTAAGGATGTGATCAATGAATTTATAAAAAACAGATTCAATAATTCATTGGAAAGCATCGGTATCGAAAAAGTATTTGATGTAAATGAAACCTTATTAGAACAAACCGATTGGTTTGATGATGAAATTATAGGAACAAAACATGGAGATTTCTTCGTGAAACGTTCAATAAACTATGCAAAAAGACAAAAAAGTGTAACCGGAGACGACTTATTTTAA